One stretch of Streptomyces sp. A2-16 DNA includes these proteins:
- a CDS encoding MFS transporter produces MTLLMDRNFLLLFAGQGISRFGDGMFTATTAWLAWSLTHDPAAVALVTVAAYAPAFLATFVAASYADRYDRRRLMILTDMLRAALVAVAVALFAFGSMNLTMLVAATALLALVGAPFAPARNAIVPQIVPPALLQQANGLLQVAFRAAFFVGPLVLAPVMAVASLTAAVALNGLTFLLSAAAVAALRVRAPARRGRPTGLRSDLAAGLRAVRSEPDVLLVIVTFVLALTLTSGFLTVGLVALVGQGGQYGLLLGIAGLAEVAGALLLSRIPIRRFALAAVLAWALLGVFRLPLGLATSPVIAAALLALTGLASALTDIPLIALVQQRIPDSHLAKALGLWEAGIAGALAASPFIASTTISLVGVRAAFMLSGAALVALALVASTILAATTARQPNRPDSRMGVVGRGRRSFIASPEGGGSSTPGT; encoded by the coding sequence ATGACACTCCTGATGGACCGGAACTTCCTGCTTCTGTTCGCCGGTCAAGGCATTTCACGTTTCGGTGATGGCATGTTCACCGCTACCACCGCCTGGCTGGCCTGGTCGCTGACTCATGATCCGGCGGCGGTGGCGCTGGTCACCGTGGCCGCGTACGCGCCGGCATTTCTGGCGACGTTCGTTGCCGCTTCCTACGCCGACCGCTACGACCGGCGACGCCTGATGATCCTCACGGACATGCTCCGGGCGGCGCTGGTGGCTGTCGCTGTGGCACTGTTCGCGTTCGGGTCGATGAACCTGACCATGCTGGTTGCAGCAACAGCGTTGCTGGCCCTGGTCGGGGCCCCGTTCGCTCCCGCCCGCAACGCCATCGTGCCGCAGATCGTGCCGCCCGCTCTTCTGCAGCAGGCAAACGGACTACTCCAAGTAGCCTTCCGTGCCGCCTTTTTCGTAGGTCCGCTGGTACTCGCGCCAGTGATGGCCGTTGCTTCCCTGACGGCCGCTGTCGCACTCAACGGACTGACCTTTCTGCTCTCGGCGGCCGCCGTAGCCGCCCTCCGGGTCCGCGCCCCCGCCCGCCGCGGCCGGCCGACCGGGCTTCGCTCCGACCTGGCGGCGGGCCTCAGAGCAGTTCGGTCCGAGCCGGACGTACTGCTGGTGATCGTGACCTTCGTCCTCGCTCTCACTCTTACCAGCGGTTTCCTGACCGTCGGCCTGGTGGCCTTGGTGGGGCAGGGCGGCCAGTACGGTCTGCTGCTGGGCATCGCCGGGCTGGCGGAGGTTGCCGGAGCACTCCTCCTTTCCAGGATTCCGATCCGCAGGTTCGCCCTGGCCGCCGTACTCGCCTGGGCCCTGCTGGGTGTCTTCCGACTGCCGCTGGGCCTGGCCACCTCTCCGGTCATAGCAGCCGCTCTGCTCGCCCTGACAGGGCTCGCCTCCGCGCTGACCGACATCCCACTGATCGCACTGGTACAACAGCGCATCCCGGACAGTCACCTCGCCAAGGCCCTCGGTCTGTGGGAGGCCGGCATCGCCGGCGCCCTCGCCGCCTCCCCGTTCATCGCGTCGACGACCATCTCCCTGGTCGGAGTGAGGGCCGCCTTCATGCTGTCGGGCGCCGCCCTGGTGGCACTTGCCCTCGTGGCCTCCACGATCCTCGCGGCGACAACCGCAAGGCAGCCCAACCGGCCGGACAGCCGGATGGGTGTCGTAGGACGAGGCCGCCGCAGCTTCATCGCCTCGCCCGAAGGCGGAGGCTCTTCAACACCCGGAACTTGA
- a CDS encoding LLM class flavin-dependent oxidoreductase gives MKKIGFLSFGHWTPSPHSQTRSAADSLLQAIDLAVAAEELGADGAYFRVHHFARQHASPFPLLAAIGARTSRIEIGTGVIDMRYENPLYMAEDAGAADLISGGRLQLGLSRGSPEQVIDGWRHFGHLPAEGATDADMGRAHTERLLDVLTGEGFAQPNPNPMFSNPPGLLRIEPHSEGLRDRIWWGSGSNATAAWAATLGMNLQSSTLKDDESGEPLHVQQRKQIEAYREAWREAGHTREPRVSVSRSIFALVDDRDRAYFGREGNSKDQIGYIDANTRAIFGRSYAAEPDVLVKQLADDEAVAAADTLLLTVPNQLGVAYNAHVIESILTHIAPALGWR, from the coding sequence ATGAAAAAGATCGGGTTTCTGTCTTTCGGACACTGGACGCCGTCGCCTCACTCGCAGACGCGCTCGGCAGCGGATTCCCTTCTCCAGGCGATCGACCTCGCTGTCGCCGCGGAGGAGCTGGGCGCCGACGGCGCCTACTTCCGCGTCCATCACTTCGCACGGCAGCACGCCTCGCCGTTCCCGCTGCTCGCCGCCATCGGCGCACGTACCAGCCGGATCGAGATCGGCACCGGCGTGATCGACATGCGCTACGAGAACCCGCTGTACATGGCCGAGGACGCCGGAGCCGCGGATCTGATCTCCGGTGGCCGACTGCAGCTCGGCCTCAGCCGGGGATCCCCGGAGCAGGTCATCGACGGCTGGCGCCACTTCGGGCATCTGCCGGCCGAAGGGGCCACTGACGCCGACATGGGGCGCGCCCACACCGAGCGGCTCCTCGATGTGCTCACGGGCGAGGGATTTGCGCAGCCCAACCCCAATCCGATGTTCTCCAACCCACCGGGGCTGCTGCGCATCGAACCGCACTCCGAAGGCCTCAGGGACCGTATCTGGTGGGGATCCGGCTCGAACGCCACCGCCGCGTGGGCAGCCACGCTCGGAATGAACCTGCAGAGTTCGACCCTCAAGGACGACGAGAGCGGCGAACCGCTGCACGTCCAGCAGCGCAAGCAGATCGAGGCCTACCGTGAGGCCTGGCGGGAGGCGGGGCACACCCGCGAACCGCGGGTGTCGGTCAGCCGCAGCATCTTCGCGCTGGTCGACGACCGTGACCGCGCCTACTTCGGCCGTGAGGGCAACTCCAAGGACCAGATCGGCTACATCGACGCCAACACCCGCGCGATCTTCGGCCGTTCCTACGCCGCCGAGCCCGACGTGCTGGTCAAGCAGCTCGCCGACGACGAGGCGGTCGCCGCCGCCGACACACTCCTCCTCACCGTGCCGAACCAGCTCGGAGTCGCCTACAACGCGCACGTGATCGAGAGCATCCTGACCCACATCGCGCCGGCCCTGGGCTGGCGCTGA
- a CDS encoding HAD-IC family P-type ATPase — MTVQPHPRTAQPRPAQDDWYARSPAELLTAFDVDPEVGLSAARAADLRTANGPNALPEESRTPAWIRFLGQYRSYMQIVLVAAAAVSLLIQEWTTGILLIVLTLLNAVVGLRQEGKAESAMNALKSMMKTTARVRRDGTEAEVPAEELVVGDVVLIAAGDQVPADGRIIEASALQIDESALTGESVPAAKDSGILPGGRRPPPGDRTNMAFMNTPVTHGSGLVVVTGTGADTELGRISGMLSATEKEVPPLTRELDRLTLWITGAAGLTMIVMFALGRSRDQAWDVLFVNAVSLAIAAIPEALPTVTQAILSVGSLNLAQRNAIVKELPSVETLAFTSAINSDKTGTLTMNQMTAVEVLTPTDRYTVSGTGYALEGRIHHAAGAATDMEDAILPYIVASDARLVGGEVVGDPTEGALLVLAHKAGLDTDATTQQFPRLAVLPFDPEYKLMATFNSAVDTAGRPVVRCFVKGAAPAVLARAACALSAGRTVPWDAELQDRARTATERMGGEGNRVMAAATRDLAPADFDPEGDLLGYVTGLQMTSLVAMVDPPRPESTAAVADAQAAHIRVRLVTGDDVTTGAAIARQIGIPGEAVLGADFAALSEEGRLARIDRIGVVGRVAPEHKVLLANTLKKKGEVVAMTGDGVNDAPAIKAADIGIAMGSGTDVAKNAGRMILSDDNFSTLVYAVEQGRAIYDNLTKYIRFVLLLLVTFVLTFLGATIFNIAAGEPFTPPQVLWIHFAVNASFGFALGFDQESPGLMSRRPRPRGESVLTRPVLVTVGLAGLAITLALLGLIKLGQARYDSLAAGQSIAFTAFSLCLIVAAFECRSETESVLTTSTFDSKQMNWVALTQLVLSVLVTQMDGFRRLLGTTEIDARQFGWALLAALALLFVWELGKMLARRSRRTKAASTSDGH, encoded by the coding sequence ATGACGGTACAGCCGCACCCCAGAACCGCACAGCCGCGGCCTGCACAGGACGATTGGTACGCACGCTCCCCCGCAGAACTCCTGACGGCCTTCGATGTCGATCCGGAGGTCGGACTCAGCGCGGCACGGGCCGCCGACCTTCGGACAGCGAACGGCCCCAACGCCCTGCCCGAGGAGAGCCGTACGCCGGCCTGGATCCGCTTCCTCGGGCAGTACCGCAGCTACATGCAGATCGTCCTGGTGGCCGCGGCGGCCGTCTCCCTGCTCATCCAGGAATGGACGACCGGGATTCTCCTCATCGTCCTGACCTTGCTGAACGCGGTCGTGGGCCTGCGCCAGGAAGGCAAGGCCGAGAGCGCGATGAACGCGCTGAAGTCGATGATGAAGACCACGGCGCGGGTCCGCAGGGACGGCACGGAGGCCGAGGTCCCCGCGGAAGAGCTCGTCGTCGGCGACGTCGTACTGATCGCGGCCGGGGACCAGGTGCCGGCCGACGGACGCATCATCGAGGCCAGCGCCCTGCAGATCGACGAGTCGGCGCTCACCGGCGAGAGTGTCCCCGCCGCGAAGGACTCCGGCATCCTGCCCGGTGGGCGGCGGCCGCCGCCCGGTGACCGCACCAACATGGCGTTCATGAACACTCCGGTCACCCATGGCAGCGGCCTGGTCGTGGTGACCGGCACGGGCGCGGACACCGAGCTGGGCAGGATCTCCGGAATGCTCTCGGCGACCGAGAAAGAGGTACCGCCGCTGACACGCGAGCTCGACCGGCTCACCCTGTGGATCACGGGAGCGGCAGGGCTCACCATGATCGTGATGTTCGCCCTGGGCCGCAGCCGGGACCAGGCCTGGGACGTACTGTTCGTCAACGCGGTCTCCCTGGCCATCGCCGCCATCCCGGAAGCCCTGCCGACCGTCACACAGGCGATCCTCTCCGTCGGGAGTCTCAACCTGGCGCAGAGAAATGCCATCGTGAAGGAACTGCCGTCGGTCGAGACCCTCGCGTTCACCTCGGCGATCAACTCGGACAAGACCGGCACCCTGACGATGAACCAGATGACGGCCGTCGAAGTGCTCACCCCCACCGACCGGTACACGGTCTCCGGCACCGGCTACGCCCTGGAGGGCCGCATCCATCACGCCGCGGGGGCCGCCACGGACATGGAGGACGCCATCCTGCCGTACATCGTGGCGAGCGACGCCAGGCTGGTCGGTGGCGAGGTGGTCGGCGACCCCACCGAGGGCGCGTTGCTGGTGCTGGCCCACAAGGCGGGGCTGGACACCGACGCCACCACACAGCAGTTTCCGCGTCTGGCTGTCCTGCCGTTCGACCCGGAGTACAAGCTGATGGCGACCTTCAACTCGGCCGTCGACACCGCCGGCCGTCCGGTCGTCCGGTGTTTCGTCAAAGGCGCGGCACCCGCGGTGCTGGCACGGGCCGCCTGCGCGCTCTCGGCGGGCCGGACCGTGCCGTGGGACGCCGAGCTGCAAGACCGCGCCCGAACGGCGACCGAGCGGATGGGCGGCGAGGGCAACCGGGTGATGGCCGCGGCCACCCGCGATCTCGCCCCGGCCGACTTCGATCCCGAAGGTGATCTCCTGGGGTACGTCACCGGGCTGCAGATGACCAGTCTCGTCGCGATGGTCGATCCGCCCCGCCCGGAATCCACGGCCGCTGTGGCCGACGCACAAGCGGCGCACATCCGGGTGCGGCTGGTGACCGGCGACGACGTCACCACCGGCGCGGCGATCGCCCGCCAGATCGGTATCCCCGGCGAGGCCGTCCTGGGCGCCGACTTCGCCGCGCTCAGCGAGGAAGGGCGGCTGGCCCGCATCGACCGCATCGGTGTGGTGGGACGGGTCGCGCCGGAGCACAAGGTGCTGCTCGCCAACACACTCAAGAAAAAGGGCGAGGTCGTGGCGATGACCGGGGACGGTGTCAACGACGCGCCCGCCATCAAGGCGGCCGACATCGGCATCGCGATGGGCAGTGGCACCGACGTGGCGAAAAACGCCGGACGCATGATCCTCTCCGACGACAACTTCTCCACCCTCGTCTACGCCGTGGAGCAGGGCCGGGCGATCTACGACAACCTCACCAAGTACATCCGCTTCGTCCTGCTCCTGCTGGTCACCTTCGTACTGACGTTCCTCGGAGCGACCATCTTCAACATCGCGGCCGGCGAACCCTTCACACCGCCGCAGGTGCTGTGGATCCACTTTGCGGTGAACGCCTCCTTCGGCTTCGCGCTCGGTTTCGACCAGGAGAGTCCCGGGCTCATGAGCCGCAGGCCGCGCCCGCGCGGGGAATCCGTGCTCACCCGCCCCGTACTGGTCACGGTCGGGCTCGCCGGACTGGCGATCACCCTCGCCCTGCTGGGGCTGATCAAGCTCGGCCAGGCACGCTACGACAGCCTCGCGGCCGGCCAGTCGATCGCCTTCACCGCATTCTCCCTCTGTCTGATCGTGGCGGCCTTCGAGTGCCGCAGCGAGACGGAGTCCGTGCTGACGACCTCCACGTTCGACAGCAAGCAGATGAACTGGGTGGCCCTGACCCAGCTGGTGCTGTCAGTGCTGGTCACGCAGATGGACGGCTTCCGGCGTCTTCTGGGAACGACCGAGATCGACGCACGGCAGTTCGGCTGGGCCCTCCTGGCGGCCCTCGCTCTGCTCTTCGTATGGGAACTGGGCAAAATGCTGGCCCGCCGCTCACGGCGCACGAAAGCAGCGTCGACTTCTGACGGTCACTGA
- a CDS encoding polyphosphate kinase 2 family protein, with the protein MSDKRAERISDFIEPLRVEPGSKVRLHRDFDPRFKAGLKKRDAAELLRSGVELLAEYQQRLAAQDTYGVLLCLQALDAGGKDGTIRHVMSGVNPQGVRVSSFKVPSSEELDHDYLWRYAQRLPARGEIAIFNRSHYEEVLVVRVHPELLVRQKLPDSARGPGRWKRRYQEINDWERHLTDSGFKVVKIFLNLSKEEQRVRFLKRIDLPEKNWKFSAADVRERGYWDDYQKAFSKMLSATSTAWAPWYVVPADRKWFGRLSTAAILAHTLMEIDPQYPQLPEADRKELLVVKSDLEREAPDGLPADPYAARHPAARRAQTRAR; encoded by the coding sequence ATGTCGGACAAGAGGGCGGAGCGAATCTCGGACTTCATCGAGCCGCTGCGGGTGGAACCGGGGTCGAAGGTCCGGCTGCACCGTGACTTCGATCCCCGCTTCAAGGCCGGTCTGAAGAAGCGGGACGCCGCCGAACTGCTGCGGTCCGGAGTGGAGCTGCTGGCCGAGTACCAGCAGCGGCTGGCCGCTCAGGACACCTACGGGGTACTGCTGTGTCTGCAGGCGCTCGACGCCGGCGGCAAGGACGGCACGATCCGTCATGTGATGAGCGGCGTCAACCCCCAGGGCGTACGCGTCAGCAGCTTCAAGGTGCCCTCCAGCGAGGAGCTGGACCACGACTACCTGTGGCGTTACGCGCAACGGCTGCCCGCGCGCGGCGAGATCGCCATCTTCAACCGCTCCCACTACGAAGAGGTGCTCGTCGTACGGGTGCATCCCGAGCTCCTCGTCAGGCAGAAACTGCCCGACAGCGCGCGCGGGCCGGGCAGGTGGAAGCGGCGGTACCAGGAGATCAACGACTGGGAACGCCATCTCACGGACAGCGGGTTCAAGGTGGTGAAGATCTTCCTGAACCTGTCGAAGGAGGAGCAGCGCGTTCGTTTCCTGAAGCGGATCGATCTACCGGAGAAGAACTGGAAGTTCTCCGCGGCGGACGTCCGGGAGCGCGGGTACTGGGACGACTACCAGAAAGCGTTCTCCAAGATGCTGTCGGCCACGAGCACGGCGTGGGCGCCGTGGTACGTGGTCCCGGCGGACCGGAAGTGGTTCGGGCGCCTGTCCACGGCGGCGATCCTCGCTCACACCCTGATGGAGATCGACCCCCAGTACCCGCAGCTGCCGGAGGCGGACCGCAAGGAACTGCTCGTCGTCAAAAGCGACTTGGAGCGTGAGGCGCCGGACGGTCTGCCGGCGGATCCGTACGCTGCCCGGCACCCGGCGGCGCGTCGTGCGCAGACCCGCGCCCGGTAG
- a CDS encoding DUF5937 family protein, with protein MTITFRIPASSAELVGFSYSPSMEAVLSLHVLVEPKHHPVQHAWVRAMRRLSPALKREIDVFSFAFRSYFPEFFFPSPTGELLGFEDELRRLRSVDPELVQLEFAVALGVQPFGGGPGRNPAALNEPEVRRRLEEQAGAAGDERLSRLLLDEPAALLERFLKMLERYWEEAFSHEWQRIEPGLAESVAEAGGQIAEHGLYSLFRGLWPEVRSDPEAGRVWLERPHDHVVEITPERQLVLAPSAYVWPHVRVNCDDPWPLGLVFPASSIVREARPRIPPTRLTGILRALADDTRLRTLRLIAEQPRSTQELAPLVGITEAGLSKQLRLLSEAGLVERRREGYYVLYRLVPEQVAALAPSLEAFLHASDPTD; from the coding sequence ATGACCATCACTTTCCGGATCCCCGCGTCCAGCGCAGAACTCGTGGGGTTCTCGTACTCGCCGTCGATGGAGGCGGTGCTGAGCCTGCACGTGCTGGTGGAACCCAAGCATCATCCCGTCCAACACGCCTGGGTACGGGCCATGCGCAGGCTGTCGCCGGCGCTGAAACGCGAGATCGACGTGTTCTCCTTCGCCTTCCGTTCCTACTTTCCGGAGTTCTTCTTCCCGTCGCCGACGGGTGAACTGCTCGGCTTCGAGGACGAATTGCGACGACTGCGCTCGGTCGACCCGGAGCTGGTGCAACTGGAGTTCGCAGTCGCACTGGGTGTTCAGCCGTTCGGAGGCGGGCCCGGCAGGAACCCCGCTGCCCTCAACGAACCCGAAGTCCGCCGTCGACTGGAGGAGCAGGCGGGGGCAGCAGGCGATGAGAGGCTGTCCAGGCTGCTGCTCGATGAGCCTGCCGCACTGTTGGAGCGGTTTCTGAAGATGCTGGAGCGCTACTGGGAGGAAGCGTTCTCACACGAGTGGCAGCGTATCGAGCCGGGTCTCGCCGAAAGCGTCGCCGAGGCCGGTGGTCAGATCGCCGAGCACGGTCTGTACAGCCTGTTCCGTGGCCTGTGGCCGGAGGTGCGCAGTGACCCCGAGGCCGGGCGGGTCTGGCTGGAGCGACCGCACGATCACGTCGTCGAGATCACGCCGGAAAGGCAGCTCGTCCTCGCCCCCAGCGCCTACGTATGGCCGCACGTTCGCGTCAACTGCGACGACCCCTGGCCGCTCGGGCTGGTGTTTCCCGCGTCCTCCATCGTCCGGGAGGCCCGCCCGCGCATCCCCCCGACGCGGCTGACGGGAATCCTCAGGGCGCTGGCCGACGACACCCGCCTGCGTACCCTGCGGCTGATCGCCGAACAGCCGCGCAGCACGCAGGAGCTCGCCCCCCTCGTCGGAATCACCGAGGCCGGTCTCTCCAAGCAGCTACGCCTGCTGAGCGAGGCAGGTCTGGTCGAGCGCCGCCGCGAGGGCTACTACGTGCTGTACCGGCTGGTCCCGGAGCAGGTAGCAGCTCTTGCCCCCAGCCTGGAGGCATTCCTGCACGCGAGCGACCCCACTGATTAG
- a CDS encoding sigma-70 family RNA polymerase sigma factor, protein MDSASIDRFEASRGRLASLAYRLLGSAADAEDAVQDTFLRWQAAHRERVEVPEAWLTKVVTNLCLDRLRSAQARHERAIGAWLPEPLLEGDPMLGPADTFEQRESVSLAVLTLMERLSPVERAVYVLREAFSYSHAEIAGILDITESASQQHVHRARTRVAAERRHGGEADPASARRVVEEFLAAATSGRTERLVALLTDDVTAVSDGYGLARRLLRYKTRERVASYVRAGFQPTSAKRRLAGGSPAMHIAAVNGSPAVLAVVDDRVVGAVAFEVTDGKIASLRGIATADRLARLNEVWRQREPDAPVINAW, encoded by the coding sequence ATGGACAGCGCATCCATCGATCGGTTCGAGGCCAGCCGGGGCCGGCTGGCCTCGCTCGCGTACCGTCTCCTCGGCTCGGCCGCCGACGCCGAGGACGCCGTGCAGGACACGTTCCTGCGCTGGCAAGCCGCACACCGCGAACGGGTCGAGGTCCCGGAAGCGTGGCTGACCAAGGTCGTCACCAATCTCTGCCTCGACCGGCTCCGCTCGGCGCAGGCGCGCCACGAGCGAGCGATCGGTGCCTGGTTGCCCGAGCCGCTTCTTGAAGGCGACCCCATGCTCGGCCCGGCCGATACCTTCGAGCAGCGCGAATCAGTGTCCCTCGCCGTCCTGACCCTGATGGAGCGACTCTCGCCCGTTGAACGCGCCGTCTACGTCCTGCGTGAGGCCTTCTCGTACAGCCACGCCGAGATCGCCGGAATCCTCGACATCACAGAGTCCGCGAGCCAGCAGCATGTCCACCGGGCCCGGACCCGGGTCGCGGCCGAGCGCCGCCATGGCGGCGAGGCCGACCCCGCGTCCGCGCGCCGGGTCGTCGAGGAATTCCTCGCCGCCGCCACGTCAGGACGTACAGAACGGCTGGTGGCGCTGCTCACCGACGACGTGACGGCGGTCTCGGACGGCTACGGACTGGCCAGGCGGCTGTTGCGGTACAAGACGCGCGAGCGGGTCGCCTCCTACGTGCGGGCAGGCTTCCAGCCCACGTCAGCGAAGCGGCGGCTGGCCGGCGGCTCGCCCGCTATGCATATCGCCGCGGTCAACGGCTCCCCGGCCGTCCTCGCCGTGGTCGACGACCGGGTCGTGGGCGCCGTGGCGTTCGAAGTCACCGACGGCAAAATCGCGTCCCTGCGCGGCATCGCCACGGCAGACCGGCTCGCTCGCCTCAACGAGGTCTGGCGGCAGCGCGAACCCGACGCACCGGTCATCAACGCATGGTGA